The Pricia mediterranea genome includes a window with the following:
- the mfd gene encoding transcription-repair coupling factor codes for MKVGRPDRDTPDGQHILKGLVGSSLSFVLSNAFQQSDRPFLLIFNDKEEAAYYLNDLEQLIGEKDVLFYPGSYRRPYQIEETNNANVLLRAEVLNRINSRKKPAVVVTYPDALFEKVTTRKELDKNTLKIKLDDSLSLDFLNEVLFEYKFKRVDFVTEPGEFSVRGGIVDVFSFSNDEPYRIEFFGDEVESIRTFDVETQLSTDKVKKITIIPNVADKLIQEKREDFLRYISAETVIFTKNLEYINDRLDDFYEKAVTAFGKLSKNIKHAEPEELFTDSENFRKQLDAFQVMTTAAAPTPGAEKENFQPSPAVANTVGTPVSSTSVPLATGAVEIIFNTKPQPSFNKKFDLLIENLNDHKAQGYTNYIFCASETQAKRFRAIFDDAHQQVHYQTVVLPLYQGFIDDELKIVCYTDHQIFERYHRFHLKNGYAKKQAISLKELNKLEIGDYVTHIDHGIGKFGGLQKIDVEGRKQEAIKLMYGERDILYVSIHSLHKISKYNGKDGAVPKIFKLGSAAWKKLKQKTKTRVKKIAFDLIKVYAKRRLDKGFQYGPDTYLQNELEASFIYEDTPDQGKATEDVKRDMESERPMDRLICGDVGFGKTEVAIRAAFKAIDNGKQVAVLVPTTILAFQHHRTFSERLSDMPVTVDYLNRFRTAKERRITLENLASGKVDIIIGTHQLVNKKVKFKDLGLLIVDEEQKFGVSVKDKLKSIKENVDVLTLTATPIPRTLQFSLMAARDLSVINTPPPNRYPIESRVIGFSEETVRDAISYEIQRGGQVFFIHNRIENITEVAGMIQRLVPDAKVGIGHGQMEGKKLENLMLSFMNGEFDVLVSTTIVESGLDVTNANTIFINNANNFGLSDLHQMRGRVGRSNKKAFCYFITPPYEAMTPDARKRIEALEQFTELGSGFNIAMKDLEIRGAGDLLGGEQSGFINEIGFETYQKILSEAIDELKENEFKELYDEVEGHKEKVFVKETQIDSDFELLFPDDYINNITERLMLYTELNQVKNEEGLEQFETQLVDRFGELPPQAEDLLNSVRIKWIANSIGLEKILMKKGKMIGYFIADQQSPFYQTDTFTKVLQFVQSHPQHCKIKEKETRKGLRLMLVFEGVTGVERALEVLEPFDRKVVEVDS; via the coding sequence GTGAAGGTTGGCCGGCCGGATAGGGATACTCCCGACGGGCAACATATTCTAAAAGGCCTGGTAGGTTCTTCGCTCTCTTTCGTACTTTCGAATGCTTTTCAACAATCGGACAGGCCATTCCTGTTAATCTTCAATGACAAGGAAGAAGCCGCTTACTATTTGAACGACCTCGAGCAGCTGATCGGTGAAAAAGATGTGCTGTTCTATCCGGGGAGCTATCGTCGGCCATACCAGATCGAGGAAACCAACAATGCCAATGTGCTATTGCGTGCCGAGGTATTGAACCGAATAAATTCCCGCAAGAAACCAGCGGTGGTCGTTACCTACCCCGATGCACTTTTTGAAAAGGTCACCACCCGAAAGGAATTGGATAAGAACACCCTGAAGATCAAGTTGGATGATTCCCTCTCCTTGGATTTTCTCAACGAAGTGCTTTTTGAATACAAGTTTAAACGGGTAGATTTTGTGACCGAGCCCGGGGAGTTTTCCGTCCGTGGAGGAATCGTCGATGTTTTTTCCTTTTCGAACGACGAGCCCTACCGTATCGAGTTTTTCGGGGATGAGGTGGAAAGCATTCGCACCTTTGACGTGGAGACACAACTGTCTACGGACAAGGTCAAAAAAATTACCATTATCCCCAATGTGGCGGACAAGCTCATACAGGAAAAGCGGGAAGATTTCTTACGGTACATATCTGCCGAAACTGTGATCTTTACTAAAAATCTGGAGTATATCAATGACCGTTTGGATGATTTCTACGAAAAGGCCGTCACTGCTTTTGGAAAATTATCCAAAAATATCAAACACGCCGAACCTGAGGAGCTTTTTACGGATTCCGAAAACTTTCGGAAGCAGTTGGATGCCTTTCAGGTCATGACCACAGCGGCCGCACCTACACCCGGAGCGGAAAAAGAAAACTTCCAACCATCCCCTGCCGTGGCAAATACGGTCGGGACGCCCGTATCGAGCACCTCGGTTCCCCTCGCCACAGGCGCAGTCGAGATAATATTTAACACCAAGCCCCAGCCCTCCTTCAACAAAAAGTTCGACCTGCTGATCGAAAACCTCAACGATCACAAAGCCCAAGGCTACACCAACTACATCTTTTGTGCCAGCGAGACCCAAGCCAAACGTTTTCGGGCAATTTTCGATGACGCCCACCAGCAAGTGCATTATCAAACCGTGGTCTTGCCGCTCTATCAAGGTTTTATCGACGACGAGCTTAAAATCGTCTGCTATACCGATCACCAGATCTTCGAACGCTACCATCGATTTCACCTGAAAAATGGCTACGCAAAAAAGCAGGCTATTTCCCTCAAGGAACTGAATAAACTCGAAATCGGCGATTACGTTACCCATATCGACCACGGTATCGGCAAGTTCGGGGGACTCCAAAAAATCGACGTGGAGGGTAGAAAACAAGAGGCCATCAAACTCATGTACGGCGAACGCGACATTCTCTACGTCAGCATCCACTCCCTGCACAAAATATCAAAGTACAACGGGAAGGACGGTGCCGTACCCAAAATCTTCAAGCTCGGCTCCGCCGCTTGGAAAAAGCTAAAACAAAAGACCAAGACGCGGGTCAAGAAAATCGCTTTTGACCTAATCAAGGTCTATGCGAAACGGCGGTTGGACAAAGGCTTCCAATACGGCCCCGATACCTACTTGCAAAACGAGCTCGAGGCCTCTTTTATCTATGAGGACACTCCCGACCAGGGCAAGGCCACAGAGGATGTCAAGCGGGATATGGAAAGTGAACGCCCGATGGACCGGCTAATCTGTGGTGACGTAGGCTTCGGAAAGACAGAGGTCGCCATCCGTGCCGCCTTTAAGGCCATCGACAACGGTAAACAGGTCGCCGTGCTAGTACCGACCACAATCCTGGCCTTCCAACACCACCGGACCTTCTCCGAACGCCTTTCGGACATGCCGGTGACCGTCGATTACCTCAACCGGTTCCGAACCGCCAAAGAGCGGCGCATTACCTTGGAAAATCTGGCGTCCGGCAAGGTCGATATCATCATCGGCACCCACCAATTGGTCAATAAAAAAGTCAAATTCAAGGACCTCGGCCTATTGATCGTGGACGAAGAACAGAAATTCGGCGTCTCGGTGAAAGACAAGCTTAAATCCATCAAGGAAAACGTGGATGTACTGACGTTGACCGCCACGCCCATTCCCCGTACCCTACAGTTCAGCCTGATGGCGGCACGGGATCTGTCCGTCATCAACACCCCGCCGCCAAATCGATATCCTATCGAGAGCCGGGTCATCGGCTTTTCCGAAGAAACGGTCCGCGATGCCATCAGTTACGAGATCCAGCGCGGGGGACAGGTATTCTTTATCCATAACCGCATCGAGAACATTACGGAAGTCGCCGGCATGATCCAACGTCTCGTTCCCGACGCCAAGGTCGGAATCGGCCACGGCCAGATGGAGGGCAAAAAACTGGAAAACTTGATGCTCAGTTTTATGAACGGGGAATTTGACGTGCTGGTTTCGACCACCATTGTCGAAAGCGGACTCGATGTCACCAACGCCAACACCATCTTTATCAACAACGCCAATAACTTCGGCCTCAGCGACCTGCACCAGATGCGGGGCCGGGTGGGCCGTAGCAATAAAAAGGCTTTTTGCTATTTTATCACGCCCCCCTATGAGGCCATGACCCCCGACGCCCGCAAGCGTATAGAGGCCCTCGAACAGTTTACCGAACTCGGCAGCGGCTTCAACATCGCCATGAAAGATCTGGAAATCCGCGGTGCCGGCGACCTGCTGGGAGGCGAACAGAGCGGCTTTATCAACGAAATCGGCTTCGAGACCTACCAAAAAATCCTCTCCGAGGCCATCGATGAGCTCAAGGAAAACGAATTCAAGGAGCTTTATGATGAGGTCGAGGGCCACAAAGAAAAAGTATTTGTCAAGGAAACCCAGATTGATTCCGACTTCGAGCTCCTCTTTCCCGACGATTATATCAATAATATCACCGAGCGTCTCATGCTCTACACCGAGCTTAACCAGGTCAAAAACGAAGAAGGCCTGGAACAATTCGAGACCCAGCTCGTCGACCGTTTCGGCGAACTCCCCCCTCAGGCCGAAGATCTGTTGAACTCCGTCCGCATCAAGTGGATCGCCAATAGCATCGGACTCGAAAAGATCCTGATGAAAAAAGGCAAGATGATCGGCTACTTCATTGCCGACCAACAATCGCCCTTTTACCAGACCGACACTTTCACCAAAGTGCTACAGTTCGTGCAGTCACACCCGCAGCATTGCAAGATAAAGGAGAAAGAAACCCGGAAGGGGTTGCGGTTGATGTTGGTTTTTGAGGGGGTTACCGGTGTTGAAAGGGCGTTGGAGGTTTTGGAGCCTTTTGATAGGAAGGTTGTTGAGGTTGACTCATGA
- a CDS encoding DUF2357 domain-containing protein yields MKTTDFIAIDLSTVRQSLVLEIDAKEPSTLFDAEESAVENNEARYQLIEGHFYDYTFSNENYIFGEVEGQIVHPHTRRNHIGVLSPNIYVGTLSLPVILKETGKIVDNVELEVQSIKSGYRDDYRDMLELITEKCTDLLLQANSPVSHHFEIDYAKDNQTRYQKFAFVKSIIGSSEFAEAVHRIVTAPVTKWAEMTERKDVRSVRRLSNSNVKELIAGSNRLSLPKSHFLKSYGLDSLPERIASIRKTDSVDTVENRFIKHALETFLKFCTDINRAAVKDSKLDRESRLLIGELESQLHHSIFSEISNPDTLRLNSPVLQRKEGYREVLRVWLMFDLAAKLIWTGGEDIYSGGKKDVATLYEYWLFFTLLDLLQSVFDIDPVDISELIKETPDGLNLQIKQGKDTALWGVYDSGSRKLNVRFNYNRSFSGKKYYPDPGSWTTTLRPDYTLSFWPLGISEPEAEKQELIVHIHFDAKYKIANLKDFVEKNLENRPVEEKDENRKGIYKNADLLKMHAYKDAIRRTGGAYVLYPGNRPLTRKGFHEIIPGLGAFPVRPSKMNNGTSELKAFIFEIIEHFINRTSQREKLAFRTFDIYKDPPEDGNELNEPLPETYGLNRSLIPDETHVLVGFYKSEDHYKWIEKNNIYNFRMGTGLGSLPLDTETVSAKYLLLHKRKEKNSGSFWKILSRGPKVYSKNDLLKKGYPSPEQDNYLVINIVRVSEPEFEGVSWDFKKLKNYRTGNLSAVPFTASLSELMRCKIT; encoded by the coding sequence ATGAAAACGACAGATTTTATTGCAATCGATCTGAGCACCGTTCGTCAAAGTTTAGTTCTTGAAATCGACGCTAAAGAACCAAGTACTCTTTTCGACGCAGAAGAGAGCGCGGTAGAAAACAATGAGGCGAGGTACCAGTTGATCGAAGGTCATTTTTACGACTACACCTTTAGCAATGAGAATTATATTTTCGGAGAGGTCGAAGGTCAAATCGTACATCCCCATACGCGAAGAAACCATATAGGCGTTCTCTCTCCCAATATATATGTCGGCACATTATCCCTTCCAGTAATCCTGAAAGAAACGGGGAAGATCGTTGATAATGTGGAGTTGGAAGTACAGTCCATAAAATCGGGATATCGAGATGACTATAGGGACATGCTTGAGCTAATCACCGAAAAATGTACAGATTTGTTGCTACAGGCCAACTCTCCAGTATCGCATCATTTTGAAATCGATTACGCCAAAGATAACCAGACCCGCTACCAAAAATTTGCCTTCGTAAAATCGATTATCGGGTCAAGCGAGTTTGCGGAAGCCGTGCATCGAATTGTGACGGCCCCGGTAACCAAGTGGGCCGAAATGACGGAGCGCAAAGACGTTCGCAGCGTCAGAAGATTGTCAAATTCAAATGTTAAAGAATTAATTGCGGGAAGCAACAGATTAAGTTTGCCCAAGTCTCACTTTCTGAAGAGCTATGGTTTGGATTCACTTCCAGAACGTATTGCCTCAATTCGAAAAACAGATTCCGTTGACACTGTCGAAAACCGCTTTATAAAACATGCACTTGAAACCTTCCTGAAGTTCTGTACGGATATCAATCGGGCTGCCGTTAAAGATAGCAAGTTGGATAGAGAATCCCGTTTACTGATCGGGGAACTTGAATCACAATTACATCATAGTATTTTTAGCGAAATTTCCAATCCCGATACGTTAAGGCTTAATAGTCCAGTTTTACAGAGAAAAGAAGGTTATCGCGAGGTTCTGCGTGTTTGGTTGATGTTTGATCTCGCGGCAAAACTGATTTGGACGGGCGGTGAAGATATTTATAGCGGGGGTAAAAAGGACGTGGCAACACTTTATGAATATTGGCTCTTCTTTACGTTGCTCGATTTACTTCAGTCTGTTTTTGACATTGATCCCGTCGATATTTCCGAATTGATCAAAGAAACGCCCGATGGCCTGAACCTTCAAATAAAACAAGGTAAGGATACCGCGCTTTGGGGTGTTTATGATTCGGGCTCAAGAAAATTAAATGTCCGTTTCAATTACAACCGTTCCTTTTCGGGAAAAAAATACTATCCCGATCCAGGTAGCTGGACTACAACATTACGTCCTGATTATACGCTATCTTTTTGGCCATTGGGCATTAGTGAACCTGAAGCGGAAAAACAAGAATTGATTGTGCACATCCATTTCGACGCTAAATATAAGATTGCAAATCTTAAGGATTTTGTCGAGAAAAATTTGGAGAATCGGCCTGTCGAAGAGAAGGATGAAAATCGGAAAGGGATTTATAAAAACGCGGATCTGTTGAAAATGCATGCTTATAAAGATGCTATAAGACGAACTGGCGGTGCGTACGTGTTGTATCCTGGTAATCGGCCCCTTACAAGAAAAGGATTTCATGAAATTATTCCAGGCTTGGGAGCTTTTCCTGTGCGGCCTTCGAAAATGAACAACGGCACCAGTGAACTGAAAGCATTTATTTTTGAAATTATAGAGCACTTCATCAACCGGACCTCACAGCGTGAAAAGCTGGCGTTTAGGACCTTTGATATCTATAAAGATCCACCTGAAGATGGAAATGAATTAAACGAACCCTTACCTGAAACCTATGGGCTAAATAGAAGCCTGATTCCTGATGAAACCCATGTTTTAGTTGGTTTTTATAAATCTGAGGATCACTATAAATGGATAGAAAAGAATAATATATATAATTTTAGGATGGGGACAGGATTGGGCTCGCTTCCGTTGGATACAGAAACGGTAAGCGCTAAATACCTTCTTCTTCACAAAAGAAAGGAAAAGAATTCCGGTAGTTTTTGGAAAATACTAAGTAGGGGCCCAAAAGTTTATTCTAAAAATGATCTATTAAAAAAGGGGTATCCGTCTCCTGAACAAGATAATTATTTAGTGATAAATATTGTACGCGTCTCCGAGCCCGAATTCGAAGGTGTTAGCTGGGATTTTAAGAAATTGAAAAATTATCGAACCGGTAATCTTTCCGCAGTTCCTTTTACGGCCAGCCTTTCAGAATTAATGCGATGCAAAATTACTTAA
- a CDS encoding McrB family protein yields MSIPKNISEKHITRAVEEINVLGIPKSRLSRNYLLDLKGKHLPPKYVVSKANEIANNAELDFEKFNAKEAVSFLRKLGFAVEKYANEENLKQRFLEYLGQFHKNNSTSKEYVKMLPKIETWFKQNGIVSANYKFWKNIEQTPIIEDKLKSDYREKWKLLNKEEKNWYGSPWNKWVGFYNEMLQEDNILVRSEVTNFNKREFSKSLANSGLMYDELTITRFTASLFTKPFVILTGLSGSGKTKLAQAFAQWICQDDTQYRIVPVGADWTNREPLLGYPNALESEEYVKPDSDVLDLIIRANENRELPYFLILDEMNLSHVERYFADFLSVMESKESIPLYTDGSIKNGAPPNLNLPSNLFIIGTVNIDETTNMFSPKVLDRANTIEFRVVAEEMRNFLNSKTTVNLEVLNTKGAGMAKSFLKLAENKEFEGTDSEIIKDTLMRFFGQLKKSGAEFGYRSATEIIRLINQLAVVDDELKINEKLDIAIMQKLLPKLHGSRRKLCPVLETLGSFCLESDINIVKDVFGKDDFDFNGPNVRYSLALEKITRMHKGAIDNGFTSFAEA; encoded by the coding sequence ATGAGTATTCCTAAAAATATATCTGAAAAACATATTACAAGGGCGGTGGAGGAAATTAATGTTCTAGGTATTCCTAAATCAAGGCTGTCCAGGAATTATCTTCTCGATTTAAAAGGGAAACATCTACCACCTAAGTATGTAGTAAGCAAGGCCAATGAAATTGCAAATAATGCAGAATTAGACTTTGAAAAATTCAATGCCAAGGAAGCGGTTAGTTTTTTGCGAAAATTGGGGTTTGCCGTGGAAAAATATGCAAATGAGGAAAATCTAAAACAGAGATTCTTGGAATATTTAGGTCAGTTTCATAAAAATAACTCAACTTCAAAAGAGTACGTAAAAATGCTTCCGAAAATTGAAACATGGTTCAAACAAAACGGGATAGTGTCCGCTAATTACAAATTTTGGAAGAATATCGAACAAACTCCGATTATCGAAGATAAGTTGAAATCAGATTACAGGGAGAAATGGAAACTTTTAAACAAGGAAGAAAAGAACTGGTACGGAAGTCCTTGGAATAAGTGGGTCGGATTTTACAACGAGATGTTACAAGAAGATAACATTTTAGTACGGTCGGAAGTTACAAATTTTAATAAGCGTGAATTCTCTAAATCACTAGCTAATTCTGGATTGATGTATGATGAGCTGACTATCACCCGCTTTACAGCTTCACTCTTTACGAAACCCTTCGTAATCCTTACGGGCCTCTCCGGTTCGGGTAAAACGAAACTGGCTCAAGCGTTCGCGCAATGGATATGCCAAGACGATACCCAATATCGCATAGTGCCGGTAGGTGCCGATTGGACCAATCGCGAACCTTTGTTGGGCTACCCTAATGCACTGGAGTCGGAGGAATACGTCAAACCCGATAGTGATGTACTTGATTTGATTATCAGAGCCAATGAAAATAGAGAACTACCCTATTTTTTGATTCTGGATGAAATGAACTTGAGCCATGTGGAGCGCTACTTTGCTGATTTTTTAAGCGTGATGGAATCTAAGGAAAGCATTCCGCTTTACACAGATGGGTCTATCAAAAACGGAGCTCCTCCGAATTTAAATCTTCCCTCGAACCTTTTTATAATAGGCACGGTAAACATTGATGAGACGACCAATATGTTCAGTCCTAAGGTTCTTGATAGGGCCAATACTATCGAGTTTCGGGTAGTAGCCGAAGAGATGAGAAACTTTCTAAATTCAAAGACGACCGTAAATCTGGAGGTTCTTAATACCAAAGGGGCGGGCATGGCCAAGAGTTTTCTTAAGTTGGCCGAGAATAAGGAATTTGAAGGGACCGATAGCGAAATCATTAAAGATACATTAATGCGCTTTTTTGGGCAACTCAAAAAAAGCGGTGCTGAATTCGGCTATCGTAGCGCTACTGAAATTATCAGGTTGATCAATCAGCTCGCGGTGGTTGATGATGAGCTAAAAATCAATGAAAAACTTGATATTGCCATCATGCAGAAACTGCTTCCCAAATTGCACGGCTCCCGAAGAAAGCTTTGTCCTGTTCTGGAAACGTTGGGATCTTTCTGTCTGGAGTCGGATATAAATATCGTAAAAGATGTGTTTGGCAAGGATGATTTCGACTTCAATGGCCCCAATGTGCGTTACAGTCTAGCCCTTGAAAAAATAACGAGAATGCACAAGGGAGCTATTGACAACGGATTTACGAGTTTTGCAGAAGCCTAA
- a CDS encoding acetylxylan esterase has product MKTKPYFSLLSALLLTLYLHAQPSKQLVEVIVSPDEVDWTYDVGERAEFSINVLRNNVPIEGVKIDYKIETDPGYRQVKVWDEGTLSLGGKTKVKAPKFKEPGFLRCTVTVTVDGKEYSSYATVGFAPDAIEPTTTLPSDFEAFWDKGKEELAEVPVNPVLTLLPERCTDKVDVYHVQMDNVEGKIYGILSVPKKAGKYPAILHVPGAGIRPYYGEVDEAAKGFVTLTIGIHGIPVNLDQGVYNDLRAGALKDYQIANLDDKDHMYYRRVYLGCVRAVDFLHGLDNFNGEDIAVTGGSQGGALSIITASLDDRIDYLAAFYPALSDMTGFLHGRAGGWPQIFVDDFTNKPVKIEVSKYYDVVNFAPSVKAEGWYSWGYNDNVCPPASTFSAYNVIDAEKELHLFQETQHWTFPEQREMRNEWLFSKLKQ; this is encoded by the coding sequence ATGAAAACCAAACCCTACTTCTCCCTCCTATCAGCCTTACTTTTAACCCTCTATCTCCACGCCCAACCCAGTAAACAGCTGGTCGAGGTCATTGTGAGTCCCGATGAGGTGGATTGGACGTATGACGTGGGCGAGCGGGCGGAATTCTCGATCAACGTACTGCGCAACAACGTGCCGATCGAGGGGGTCAAAATCGACTATAAAATCGAGACCGATCCCGGATATCGGCAGGTCAAGGTCTGGGACGAGGGTACCTTATCCCTCGGCGGCAAGACCAAGGTCAAGGCACCGAAATTTAAGGAGCCCGGTTTTTTACGCTGCACGGTCACCGTCACGGTCGATGGAAAGGAATATTCATCCTACGCTACCGTAGGTTTTGCCCCTGACGCGATTGAACCGACGACTACGCTACCCTCCGATTTCGAGGCTTTTTGGGACAAAGGGAAGGAAGAGCTCGCCGAAGTACCCGTAAATCCGGTGCTGACCCTGCTGCCCGAACGCTGTACCGACAAGGTCGATGTGTACCACGTGCAGATGGACAATGTCGAGGGTAAAATTTATGGGATTTTATCCGTCCCCAAGAAAGCGGGCAAGTACCCTGCCATCCTGCACGTGCCGGGGGCGGGCATACGGCCGTATTACGGCGAGGTCGATGAGGCGGCCAAGGGATTTGTTACGCTGACCATCGGCATTCACGGTATTCCCGTCAACCTCGACCAAGGGGTGTACAACGACCTGCGGGCGGGGGCCTTGAAGGACTATCAGATCGCCAACCTCGATGACAAAGATCATATGTATTACCGGCGGGTCTATTTGGGCTGCGTTCGGGCGGTGGATTTTCTCCACGGCCTGGATAACTTCAACGGGGAGGATATCGCGGTCACCGGTGGAAGCCAGGGCGGGGCACTCTCCATTATCACGGCCAGCCTTGACGACCGCATCGATTATTTGGCGGCTTTTTATCCGGCGCTTTCCGACATGACCGGATTTTTACACGGGAGGGCCGGTGGATGGCCCCAGATCTTCGTGGACGACTTTACCAACAAACCCGTGAAAATAGAGGTCTCAAAATATTATGATGTAGTCAATTTTGCCCCTTCGGTAAAAGCGGAAGGCTGGTACAGCTGGGGTTATAACGACAATGTCTGTCCACCGGCCTCCACATTTTCGGCCTATAATGTAATCGATGCCGAAAAAGAACTCCACCTTTTTCAAGAGACCCAACATTGGACCTTCCCCGAGCAGCGAGAAATGAGAAACGAATGGCTTTTTAGTAAATTAAAGCAGTAG
- a CDS encoding DMT family transporter: protein MGKAVYAVVLCALIAGSNGILIKYMTTLNTGAIAFFRTMVPVVFLAPVLFSKKHPLFTGNYKKMLLASAINVVRIYLYLVAFIFTSIGNAVVLFYSWPIFVFVLETLHHSRPLKARQAGVLLIAFAGLVITYSDKNFSFENADVIGMVAAVLSAITYALTVLMFKSESHNYSKEQTIVFQNLVGAFFFIPFLFFVPDATLDQLGVGIFYGFLIGIIVFKLFFYGLKHLEASTASSLMYLEVVSAMVLGYIILEEELTLNTVLGGALIIISSYLITRIKPKNG, encoded by the coding sequence ATGGGAAAAGCCGTTTATGCCGTAGTCCTTTGCGCCCTGATTGCCGGGAGCAACGGCATCCTAATAAAGTATATGACCACCCTCAATACCGGGGCCATCGCCTTTTTTAGGACTATGGTACCGGTCGTATTTTTAGCTCCGGTCCTGTTCAGTAAAAAACATCCGCTATTCACCGGCAACTACAAAAAGATGCTGCTGGCCTCGGCCATCAACGTAGTCCGTATCTACCTCTACCTCGTGGCCTTTATCTTTACCTCGATCGGCAATGCGGTGGTGCTGTTCTACTCCTGGCCCATTTTCGTATTCGTCCTCGAGACCTTACATCATAGCAGGCCGCTCAAAGCAAGACAGGCGGGCGTGTTGCTGATTGCGTTTGCCGGGCTGGTCATCACCTATTCCGACAAAAACTTCAGTTTCGAAAATGCGGATGTTATCGGCATGGTGGCCGCCGTACTTTCTGCCATTACATATGCCCTGACCGTGCTGATGTTCAAGTCCGAATCGCACAATTATAGCAAAGAACAGACCATTGTCTTTCAGAACTTGGTAGGCGCGTTTTTCTTTATCCCGTTTCTCTTTTTTGTCCCCGATGCGACGTTGGACCAACTCGGCGTAGGGATTTTTTACGGATTTCTGATCGGTATCATCGTCTTTAAGCTCTTTTTCTACGGTCTGAAGCATTTGGAAGCCTCGACCGCTTCGTCATTGATGTACCTTGAAGTGGTCAGCGCCATGGTGTTGGGCTATATAATTTTGGAGGAAGAATTGACCCTAAATACCGTCCTCGGGGGCGCTTTGATTATTATCAGTAGCTATCTTATTACTAGGATAAAGCCTAAAAATGGCTAA
- the yiaK gene encoding 3-dehydro-L-gulonate 2-dehydrogenase, with product MSPKSTKIPFDKMQETLYRLFKKHSFSEDKAQLLARIYSESTLDGVNSHGINRVPLFIDYVEKGIIKVDAEAESIASFGNIERWDGRSGPGIINAIQCTDRALELAKEHGMGLVALRNNNHWMRGGTYSWRAADQGCISILFTNTQPNMPPWGGKHSRLGNNPFIVGIPRKEGHIVLDMAISQFAFGTINDYRLKGEKLPYPGGWDDQDELSKDPEEILGNERGLPIGYWKGSALSMVLDMLATLLSAGNSTYKIGQNDYEAGVSQVFLCVYPELFGDRGLQEKLLQEIIDYTHDVEPMQTGGRTYYPGERTLQTRKKNQEESIPVSTEVWEKVLQLTE from the coding sequence ATGAGTCCGAAATCCACAAAAATTCCATTTGATAAAATGCAGGAGACGCTCTATCGCCTCTTCAAGAAACATTCCTTTTCGGAGGATAAAGCCCAACTACTGGCCAGAATCTATTCCGAATCCACCTTGGATGGGGTGAACTCCCACGGCATTAACCGGGTACCCCTATTCATCGATTATGTGGAAAAGGGAATTATCAAGGTGGATGCCGAAGCGGAGAGCATAGCATCCTTCGGGAATATCGAGCGTTGGGACGGCCGTTCGGGACCCGGCATCATCAATGCCATCCAATGCACCGACCGCGCGCTGGAATTGGCGAAGGAGCATGGCATGGGGCTGGTTGCCCTGCGCAATAACAACCACTGGATGCGGGGCGGCACTTATAGCTGGCGGGCGGCGGACCAGGGGTGCATTTCCATTCTCTTTACCAACACCCAACCCAACATGCCGCCTTGGGGCGGGAAGCATAGCCGTTTGGGGAACAATCCCTTTATCGTGGGCATCCCCCGAAAGGAGGGCCATATTGTTTTGGACATGGCCATTTCGCAGTTTGCTTTCGGCACCATCAACGATTACCGGCTCAAAGGCGAAAAATTGCCCTATCCCGGGGGTTGGGACGATCAGGATGAACTATCAAAAGACCCCGAGGAAATTCTTGGCAACGAACGCGGCCTCCCGATCGGTTACTGGAAAGGCTCGGCCCTCTCGATGGTCCTGGATATGCTAGCCACCTTGCTGTCCGCCGGGAATTCCACTTATAAAATCGGACAGAACGACTACGAGGCAGGGGTGTCGCAAGTATTCCTATGTGTATATCCGGAACTGTTCGGCGATAGGGGGCTACAGGAAAAACTGCTCCAGGAGATTATCGATTATACCCATGATGTCGAACCCATGCAAACGGGCGGACGGACCTATTACCCGGGCGAGCGTACCTTACAGACCCGAAAGAAAAATCAGGAAGAAAGCATCCCGGTAAGTACGGAGGTCTGGGAGAAGGTGCTGCAATTGACTGAATAG